In Canis lupus dingo isolate Sandy chromosome 25, ASM325472v2, whole genome shotgun sequence, one genomic interval encodes:
- the TWIST2 gene encoding twist-related protein 2 isoform X1, translating into MEEGSSSPVSPVDSLGTSEEELERQPKRFGRKRRYSKKSSEDGSPTPGKRGKKGSPSAQSFEELQSQRILANVRERQRTQSLNEAFAALRKIIPTLPSDKLSKIQTLKLAARYIDFLYQVLQSDEMDNKMTSCSYVAHERLSYAFSVWRMEGAWSMSASH; encoded by the coding sequence ATGGAGGAGGGCTCCAGCTCGCCCGTGTCCCCCGTGGACAGCCTGGGCACCAGCGAGGAGGAGCTCGAGAGGCAGCCCAAGCGCTTCGGCCGGAAGCGGCGCTACAGCAAGAAGTCGAGCGAAGATGGCAGCCCGACCCCGGGCAAGCGCGGCAAGAAGGGCAGCCCGAGCGCGCAGTCCTTCGAGGAGCTGCAGAGCCAGCGCATCCTGGCCAACGTGCGCGAGCGCCAGCGCACCCAGTCGCTCAACGAGGCCTTCGCGGCGCTGCGCAAGATCATCCCCACGCTGCCCTCGGACAAGCTCAGCAAGATCCAGACGCTCAAGCTGGCCGCCAGGTACATAGACTTCCTCTACCAGGTCCTGCAGAGCGACGAGATGGACAATAAGATGACCAGCTGCAGCTACGTGGCCCACGAGCGCCTCAGCTACGCCTTCTCCGTGTGGCGCATGGAGGGCGCGTGGTCCATGTCCGCCTCCCACTAG